In Acidobacteriota bacterium, a genomic segment contains:
- a CDS encoding ABC transporter permease, whose product MASSLTNPLANMAMLSSKPETYWGLVLRQFRRNRIAMVAFFFVLALFLLAILAPFLADNKPIVLRGAYRGLYTQRYEEWKRGGHPELIALLRTAGPDAASDPQGVEFRMQTVERQLQFIASQLPFEGADRKWIGAYRAQVDGFLSALPEDRATRLVNVEKVGEEIATAFAPEKVTLDRHYYWPVLDSLGLTDAFLLWFAALLIAIAAIRMFLPPSSLPSKRVLLFVLLGVPLVMAILHRAAHPPVFDSLDYKRDILSGQIEMDFALFPPVAYGINEDHLADKYIAPGARYWMGTDGNGRDLLTRMIWGARISLTVGFVAVAIYVAIGVFLGALAGYFRGWVDLVISRAIEIMECFPSFFLILAVLAFLQPSMWNIMIVIGITSWTVEARLVRGEFLRLADQEFVLAARGLGVSDRRTIFRHILPNGLAPVLVAASFGIASAILIESSLSFLGFGISIPIPSWGGILNEARESFRYWWITLFPGLAIFSTVTAYNLIGEGVRDAIDPRLKV is encoded by the coding sequence ATGGCGAGTTCACTGACGAATCCACTGGCCAACATGGCGATGCTTTCCTCGAAGCCGGAGACCTACTGGGGACTGGTGCTGCGCCAGTTCCGTCGCAACCGCATTGCCATGGTCGCGTTCTTTTTTGTCCTGGCTCTGTTTCTGCTTGCGATCCTGGCCCCATTCCTGGCCGATAACAAGCCGATCGTTTTGCGCGGCGCGTATCGCGGCCTCTATACGCAACGCTACGAAGAATGGAAGCGCGGCGGGCATCCGGAGCTGATCGCTTTGTTGCGAACCGCCGGGCCGGACGCTGCTTCCGATCCGCAGGGTGTCGAATTCCGGATGCAGACCGTCGAGCGGCAACTCCAGTTCATCGCCAGCCAGTTGCCGTTCGAGGGCGCGGACAGGAAGTGGATCGGCGCGTATCGCGCGCAAGTGGACGGTTTCTTGTCGGCGCTCCCGGAAGATCGCGCGACGCGGCTGGTGAATGTAGAGAAGGTCGGCGAGGAGATTGCTACCGCATTTGCGCCGGAGAAAGTAACTCTGGATCGCCATTACTACTGGCCGGTGCTGGACTCACTCGGACTCACTGATGCGTTCCTGCTGTGGTTTGCCGCTCTACTGATTGCAATTGCAGCAATTCGAATGTTTCTTCCGCCTTCCTCCTTACCATCGAAGAGGGTGCTACTTTTTGTGTTACTCGGCGTACCCCTGGTAATGGCCATCTTGCATCGCGCGGCGCATCCGCCGGTGTTTGACTCACTCGATTACAAGAGAGATATACTGAGTGGGCAGATCGAGATGGACTTCGCGCTATTTCCGCCCGTGGCCTACGGCATCAACGAGGATCATCTGGCGGACAAGTATATCGCCCCCGGCGCTCGTTACTGGATGGGCACGGACGGCAACGGCCGCGACCTGCTGACGCGCATGATCTGGGGCGCGCGCATCTCGCTCACCGTGGGCTTCGTGGCGGTGGCGATTTACGTGGCCATCGGCGTGTTCCTCGGCGCGCTGGCGGGCTACTTCCGCGGCTGGGTGGACCTGGTTATCTCGCGCGCCATTGAGATCATGGAGTGCTTCCCGTCGTTCTTTCTGATCCTGGCCGTGCTGGCGTTTTTGCAGCCGAGCATGTGGAACATCATGATCGTCATCGGCATCACCAGTTGGACGGTGGAGGCGCGCCTGGTGCGCGGGGAATTCCTGCGCCTGGCCGACCAGGAGTTCGTGTTGGCCGCGCGCGGCCTCGGCGTCTCCGACCGCCGCACCATCTTCCGGCACATCCTGCCCAACGGCCTCGCGCCGGTGCTGGTGGCCGCCAGCTTCGGCATCGCCTCGGCGATTCTGATCGAGTCGTCTTTAAGCTTCCTCGGTTTCGGCATCTCCATCCCCATACCGAGCTGGGGCGGTATTCTGAACGAGGCGCGCGAGAGTTTCCGCTACTGGTGGATCACGCTGTTTCCCGGCTTGGCGATTTTCTCCACCGTTACAGCGTACAATCTGATTGGCGAAGGTGTGCGCGACGCAATCGATCCGCGCCTGAAAGTGTGA